Proteins co-encoded in one Ziziphus jujuba cultivar Dongzao chromosome 9, ASM3175591v1 genomic window:
- the LOC107411231 gene encoding B3 domain-containing protein At5g18090 has product MAKRKMENGNKEKEILEEDNRPSFCTIVFSKKSNERLLLPSEFLKHISNELSDKATLKACSGCSRTAKVSNTWKGIYIEDGWQQFLKDNSLGKDEFLRISYEGNMCFSIQIFEMNGCERMNVRRTRTDHQSPPTSSKRPQDSTNVPHFKTHQNSASTTVKRPRGRPRKYPLPTANHHLSKSCEDDSGKSLISCQSNKPNGFIDGKGKEIKTEEDDDHRVHDLSKEDMAIDWKAAESFRSKYPYFTYSVQGRYQVYIPSSFSKEHLPFKKTVEVVLRNQKGESWVVTLVVARGRHSICRGWLHFMNDNKLELGDRCIFELVGRKEMKVHSIRTGPGR; this is encoded by the exons ATGGCgaaaaggaaaatggaaaatggTAACAAAGAGAAGGAGATTCTAGAGGAAGACAACAGGCCTAGCTTCTGTACTATTGTGTTTTCTAAGAAATCGAATGAGCGTTTg CTGCTTCCGTCAGAGTTCTTGAAGCATATTTCAAATGAATTATCTGATAAAGCAACATTAAAAGCTTGTTCAGGATGTTCACGGACTGCTAAAGTAAGCAATACGTGgaaaggtatatatatagaggatgGCTGGCAACAGTTTCTAAAAGATAACTCCTTAGGTAAAGATGAGTTTTTACGAATTTCATACGAGGGAAATATGTGTTTCAGTATCCAAATATTTGAGATGAACGGATGTGAGAGAATGAATGTGCGTCGTACTAGAACAGACCACCAATCTCCCCCCACTAGCAGTAAAAGGCCCCAGGATTCTACCAATGTGCCTCATTTCAAAACACATCAAAATTCTGCCTCCACTACCGTTAAAAGGCCTCGGGGTAGACCAAGAAAATATCCCCTTCCTACCGCCAATCATCATCTCTCAAAGTCTTGTGAAGATGATTCAG GCAAATCCCTTATAAGTTGTCAGTCCAATAAGCCAAATGGGTTTATAGATGGAAAAGGTAAGGAAATAAAGACTGAAGAGGATGATGACCATCGTGTTCATGATCTGTCTAAAGAAGACATGGCTATTGACTGGAAAGCAGCTGAATCTTTTAGGTCCAAATATCCTTATTTTACATATTCTGTGCAAGGAAGATATCAAGTG TACATCCCCTCATCCTTTTCTAAGGAACACCTTCCTTTTAAGAAGACAGTTGAGGTCGTCCTGCGTAATCAAAAAGGAGAATCATGGGTGGTGACTCTTGTTGTTGCCCGGGGTAGACATTCTATTTGTCGAGGTTGGCTTCATTTTATGAATGATAACAAACTTGAGCTGGGTGATCGTTGCATATTCGAGCTGGTGGGTAGAAAAGAAATGAAGGTGCATAGCATTCGGACTGGACCAGGGAGGTGA
- the LOC107435556 gene encoding uncharacterized protein LOC107435556: MVKKMMVMVLMMIVLVADASSDTNDVFNPCLDTKIQRSDGFTFGLAFSTKESFFFNQTQLSPCDSRLSLSGSNAQLAVFRPKVDEVSLLSINGTNFNPATSGGYMVAFAGRKYAARSPPVLVADNTHVITSFTLVLEFKHGTLQNMYWKKFGCGGCPKDSVCLNSTECAMPSSKCKSNGGSYDCKLSIQLTFSGTDKNLAVLNSWYEVKKLRQYSLSKLFSDMRDSITGQFDSMF; this comes from the exons atggtGAAAAAGATGATGGTCATGGTGTTGATGATGATCGTGCTTGTTGCAGATGCTTCAAGTGATACAAACGATGTATTCAATCCTTGCTTAGACACTAAAATCCAAAGAAGTGATGGTTTTACCTTTGGCCTTGCATTTTCTACAAAAGAATCATTCTTTTTCAATCAAACCCAACTTTCACCCTGCGATAGTCGTCTTTCGCTTTCTGGGAGTAATGCTCAACTTGCTGTTTTCAGACCCAAAGTTGATGAAGTCTCTCTTCTTTCCATCAATGGCACAAACTTTAATCCG GCTACGTCTGGTGGATATATGGTAGCATTTGCTGGAAGAAAGTATGCTGCAAGATCACCACCAGTATTGGTTGCCGACAACACACATGTTATAACTAGTTTCACCTTG GTCCTTGAATTCAAGCATGGGACTCTTCAGAATATGTACTGGAAGAAATTTGGGTGTGGTGGATGTCCCAAGGATTCTGTGTGCCTCAACAGCACCGAATGCGCAATGCCAAGCTCAAAGTGCAAAAGCAATGGTGGATCATATGACTGTAAATTAAGCATTCAGTTGACCTTCTCAGGGACAGATAAGAATCTTGCCGTGCTTAACTCCTGGTATGAGGTGAAAAAACTGCGACAGTACTCACTGTCTAAACTTTTCTCGGATATGAGAGATTCTATCACGGGCCAATTTGACAGTATGTTCTAA